The following proteins come from a genomic window of Mycolicibacterium rufum:
- the treY gene encoding malto-oligosyltrehalose synthase, with product MAVLSTYRLQMRGAASGEAFTFADAEKLVDYLADLGVSHLYLSPILTAAEGSTHGYDVTDPTTISAELGGPEGFSSLVSTAKAAGLGVIVDIVPNHVGVDVPRQNPWWWDQLTHGRQSPYASYFDIDWTLDPDGRIVLPVLGSDDDVADLVVDGDTLRLGDLVFPISPGTADDGASGAQVHDRQHYKLIGWRHGICGYRRFFSITSLAGLRQEDRAVFDATHVEVKRWFDEGLVDGIRIDHPDGLSDPTGYLTWLRELAGPQAWIVIEKILAVPEPLDPSLPVAGTTGYDALREAGGVFVDPTGEESLTALIESAGVTYSEMATEARRLKVKAATVTLASELARICRAVTAATGRGHDLLGEAIAELLSHIGVYRSDYLSLPLVLPEAISETTTARPDLAAPLELLAAALTPGSEVGVRLQQLCGAATAKSMEDCLFYRDARLVSLNEVGGEPEYFGVSTAEFHTRAQARAALWPTAMTTLSTHDTKRGEDVRARIGVLSQVPSLWTEMVQGWERTTPSPDPLTGLFLWQNIFGVWPADGSVTEELRERLHAYTEKAIREAALHTTWNDPDSDFESAVHSWIDAVLDGPVAAGLTELVARLQEHAHVDALGQKLIALTAPGVPDVYQGTELWEDSLVDPDNRRAVDYAARRTALTELSHPKLRVVREALRLRRERPQSFLAGGYRPVPADGAHAQHVLAFGRGDDVLVAVRRWTVRLTETDWGKTTVTLPPGAWIDRLSGRTHTDTAAAADLFGDLPVALLVRGDA from the coding sequence ATGGCCGTCCTGTCGACCTACCGCCTGCAGATGCGCGGCGCCGCCAGCGGTGAGGCCTTCACGTTCGCCGACGCCGAGAAGCTCGTCGACTATCTCGCCGACCTCGGGGTGTCGCACCTCTATCTGTCCCCGATCCTGACCGCCGCCGAAGGTTCCACCCACGGCTACGACGTCACCGACCCGACCACGATCTCCGCGGAACTCGGCGGCCCCGAGGGCTTTTCGAGCCTGGTGTCGACGGCGAAGGCGGCCGGGCTGGGTGTCATCGTCGACATCGTGCCCAACCACGTCGGCGTCGACGTGCCCCGCCAGAACCCGTGGTGGTGGGATCAGCTCACCCACGGCCGTCAGTCGCCGTACGCCTCGTACTTCGACATCGACTGGACCCTGGATCCCGACGGGCGCATCGTGCTGCCCGTGCTCGGGTCCGACGACGACGTCGCCGACCTGGTGGTTGACGGCGACACCCTGCGCCTGGGCGACCTGGTATTTCCGATCAGTCCCGGCACTGCCGACGACGGCGCCTCGGGGGCACAGGTGCATGACCGGCAGCACTACAAGCTGATCGGCTGGCGCCACGGCATCTGCGGATACCGCCGGTTCTTCTCGATCACCTCGCTGGCGGGTCTGCGCCAGGAGGACCGGGCGGTTTTCGACGCCACCCACGTCGAGGTGAAACGCTGGTTCGACGAGGGCCTGGTCGACGGAATCCGGATCGACCACCCCGACGGATTGTCCGACCCCACCGGCTATCTCACCTGGCTGCGCGAGCTGGCGGGCCCGCAGGCGTGGATCGTCATCGAGAAGATCCTCGCCGTCCCCGAGCCGCTCGACCCCAGCCTGCCGGTGGCGGGCACCACCGGCTACGACGCACTGCGCGAGGCCGGCGGCGTGTTCGTCGACCCCACCGGCGAGGAATCCCTGACCGCCCTGATCGAGTCCGCCGGGGTGACCTACTCCGAGATGGCCACCGAAGCCCGCCGGCTCAAGGTGAAGGCGGCGACCGTCACGCTCGCCAGCGAGCTGGCGCGCATCTGCCGCGCCGTGACCGCCGCCACCGGGCGCGGCCACGATCTGCTCGGCGAGGCGATCGCCGAACTGCTCAGCCACATCGGGGTGTACCGCTCCGACTACCTGTCGCTACCGCTGGTGCTCCCCGAGGCGATCTCCGAGACGACGACGGCGCGGCCGGATCTGGCCGCGCCTCTGGAGCTCCTCGCCGCGGCCCTCACGCCGGGCAGCGAGGTGGGGGTGCGCCTGCAGCAGCTGTGCGGCGCCGCGACCGCGAAGTCGATGGAGGACTGCCTGTTCTACCGCGACGCGCGGCTGGTCTCGCTCAACGAGGTGGGCGGCGAGCCCGAGTACTTCGGGGTCAGCACCGCGGAGTTCCACACCCGGGCGCAGGCCCGCGCGGCATTGTGGCCGACGGCGATGACGACGCTGTCCACGCACGACACCAAGCGCGGCGAAGACGTCCGCGCCCGCATCGGCGTGCTGTCCCAGGTGCCCTCACTCTGGACGGAGATGGTTCAGGGCTGGGAACGCACGACCCCCTCCCCTGATCCGCTGACCGGACTCTTTCTGTGGCAGAACATCTTCGGCGTCTGGCCCGCGGACGGATCGGTGACCGAAGAGCTGCGCGAGCGCCTACACGCCTACACCGAGAAGGCGATCCGCGAGGCCGCCCTGCACACCACGTGGAACGACCCGGACAGCGACTTCGAGTCCGCGGTGCACAGCTGGATCGACGCCGTGCTCGACGGGCCGGTCGCCGCGGGTCTGACCGAGCTGGTGGCGCGGCTCCAGGAGCACGCCCACGTCGACGCACTGGGCCAAAAGTTGATCGCGCTCACCGCGCCCGGCGTGCCGGACGTCTACCAGGGCACCGAACTCTGGGAGGACAGCCTGGTGGACCCGGACAACCGGCGGGCGGTCGACTACGCCGCCCGGCGGACCGCGCTGACCGAGCTGAGCCACCCGAAGCTGCGCGTCGTGCGGGAGGCGTTGCGGTTGCGCCGCGAACGCCCGCAGTCGTTCCTGGCCGGCGGGTACCGCCCGGTGCCCGCCGACGGAGCGCACGCCCAGCACGTGCTGGCCTTCGGTCGTGGCGACGACGTCCTGGTGGCAGTGCGCCGGTGGACGGTGCGGCTCACCGAAACCGATTGGGGGAAAACCACTGTGACGCTTCCGCCAGGGGCGTGGATCGACCGGCTGTCCGGTCGCACGCACACCGACACGGCCGCGGCCGCGGACCTGTTCGGCGACCTCCCGGTGGCGTTGCTGGTGCGTGGCGATGCCTGA
- the glgX gene encoding glycogen debranching protein GlgX, giving the protein MPTVWPGTPYPLGAAYDGSGTNFSLFSEVAERVELCLIGKDGREERVNLDEVDSYVWHAYLPTVTPGQRYGFRVYGPWDPASGHRCDPSKLLLDPYGKSFHGDFAFSQALYSYDLTADDLASGGEPPRIDSLGHTMTSVVINPFFQWASDRAPRTPYHETIIYEAHVKGMTQSHPGIPEELRGTYAGLGHPAIIDHLKSLSVTAIELMPVHQFMHDHRLLDLGLRNYWGYNTFGFFAPHYQYAATRYAGGAVAEFKTMVRAFHEAGIEVILDVVYNHTAEGNHLGPTINFRGIDNAAYYRLLDGDPRYYKDFTGTGNSLNARHPHTLQLIMDSLRYWVLEMHVDGFRFDLAATLAREFYDVDRLSAFFDLVQQDPVVSQVKLIAEPWDIGEGGYQVGNFPGLWTEWNGKYRDTVRDYWRGEPATLGEFASRLTGSSDLYEATGRRPSASINFVTCHDGFTLADLVSYNEKHNEANGEDNRDGESHNRSWNCGVEGPTDDPDILALRGQQMRNIMGTLMLSQGTPMIAHGDEIGRTQRGNNNVYCQDSELSWMDWSLCETNADLLEFTRKVIKFRRSHPVFKRRRFFEGKPIRTGHQVRDIAWLTPAGKEMDLEDWETGLGQCVAVFLNGDAIPAPNERGERVVDDSFLLCFNAHDVQQDFIAPQGDYAKEWVADLDTADPTGATDVTVAAGEKITLAPRSLLVLRKTA; this is encoded by the coding sequence ATGCCGACCGTCTGGCCGGGTACGCCCTATCCGCTGGGCGCCGCCTACGACGGCTCCGGCACCAACTTCTCGCTGTTCTCCGAGGTCGCCGAGCGGGTGGAGCTCTGCCTGATCGGCAAGGACGGCCGCGAGGAGCGCGTCAACCTCGACGAGGTCGACAGCTACGTATGGCACGCCTACCTGCCGACCGTCACTCCGGGCCAGCGCTACGGCTTCCGCGTGTACGGCCCGTGGGATCCGGCCTCGGGGCATCGGTGCGATCCGAGCAAGCTGCTGCTGGACCCGTACGGCAAGTCGTTCCACGGGGATTTCGCGTTCTCCCAGGCGCTGTACTCCTACGACCTGACAGCCGATGACCTGGCGAGCGGCGGTGAACCGCCACGCATCGACTCCCTGGGCCACACGATGACCAGCGTCGTGATCAACCCGTTCTTCCAGTGGGCGTCCGACCGCGCACCGCGCACCCCCTACCACGAGACGATCATCTACGAGGCCCACGTCAAAGGCATGACGCAGTCGCACCCGGGGATCCCCGAGGAACTGCGAGGCACCTACGCCGGCCTCGGGCACCCCGCGATCATCGACCACCTCAAGTCGCTCAGCGTGACCGCGATCGAGCTGATGCCGGTGCACCAGTTCATGCACGATCATCGGCTGCTCGACCTGGGGTTGCGAAACTACTGGGGCTACAACACGTTCGGGTTCTTCGCCCCGCACTACCAATACGCCGCCACCCGGTATGCCGGCGGCGCGGTCGCCGAGTTCAAGACGATGGTGCGGGCGTTCCACGAGGCGGGCATCGAGGTCATCCTCGACGTCGTCTACAACCACACCGCCGAGGGCAACCACCTCGGACCGACCATCAACTTCCGCGGCATCGACAACGCTGCCTACTACCGGCTTCTCGACGGGGACCCCCGGTACTACAAGGACTTCACCGGAACAGGCAACAGCCTCAATGCGCGCCACCCACACACACTGCAGCTGATCATGGATTCGCTGCGCTACTGGGTGCTCGAGATGCACGTCGACGGTTTCCGCTTCGACCTGGCCGCCACGCTCGCGCGCGAGTTCTACGACGTGGACCGGCTCTCGGCGTTTTTCGACCTGGTTCAGCAGGATCCGGTGGTCAGTCAGGTCAAGTTGATCGCCGAGCCGTGGGACATCGGCGAAGGCGGTTACCAGGTCGGTAATTTCCCAGGTTTGTGGACGGAATGGAATGGGAAGTATCGCGACACTGTGCGTGATTACTGGCGGGGAGAACCCGCAACCCTGGGTGAATTCGCGTCCCGCTTGACCGGGTCGTCCGATCTCTACGAGGCGACCGGCCGGCGGCCGAGCGCGAGCATCAACTTCGTCACCTGCCACGACGGCTTCACGCTGGCCGACCTGGTGTCCTACAACGAGAAGCACAACGAGGCCAACGGCGAGGACAACCGGGACGGCGAGAGCCACAACCGGTCCTGGAACTGCGGCGTCGAAGGCCCCACCGACGATCCGGACATCCTCGCGCTGCGCGGTCAGCAGATGCGCAACATCATGGGCACGCTGATGCTCTCGCAAGGCACGCCGATGATCGCCCACGGCGACGAGATCGGCCGCACCCAGCGCGGCAACAACAACGTCTACTGCCAGGACTCCGAGTTGTCCTGGATGGACTGGTCGCTGTGCGAGACGAACGCCGACCTCCTCGAGTTCACCCGCAAGGTGATCAAATTCCGCAGAAGCCATCCGGTCTTCAAGCGCAGGCGCTTCTTCGAGGGCAAGCCGATCCGCACCGGGCATCAGGTCCGCGACATCGCCTGGCTGACCCCGGCCGGCAAGGAGATGGACCTGGAGGACTGGGAGACCGGCCTCGGCCAGTGCGTGGCGGTCTTCCTCAACGGCGACGCGATCCCCGCCCCGAACGAGCGCGGCGAACGGGTCGTCGACGATTCGTTCCTGCTGTGCTTCAACGCCCACGACGTGCAACAAGATTTCATTGCGCCACAAGGCGATTACGCAAAGGAGTGGGTGGCCGACCTGGACACCGCCGATCCGACCGGCGCCACCGACGTGACGGTGGCGGCCGGCGAGAAGATCACCCTGGCGCCCCGGTCCCTGCTCGTGCTGCGTAAGACCGCCTGA
- the treZ gene encoding malto-oligosyltrehalose trehalohydrolase, protein MPEHEFAVWAPKPETVRLDVEGTLHPMERAGDGWWRAVVDAAPDARYGFVLDDNPKVLPDPRSPRQPDGVHERSQLWQPAADAWSDADWQGRSIEGAVIYELHIGTFTPAGTFDAAIDKLDYLVDLGVDFVEVMPVNAFGGTHGWGYDGVLWYAVHEPYGGPDALIRLIDACHRRGLGVLIDAVFNHLGPSGNYLPEFGPYLSSGSNPWGESINIADAGADQVRRYILDCALRWMRDFHADGLRLDAVHALVDTTAIHILEEMSAETEALAGELGHPLSLVAESDMNDPRLITPRDQGGLGMTAQWDDDIHHAIHTAVSGERQGYYGDFGTLEALAQTLRHGYFHAGTFSSFRQRRHGRPLDTATIPATRLLAYTLTHDQVGNRAIGDRPSQNLTTGQLAIKAALALGSPYTAMLFMGEEWASSSPFQFFSSHPEPELARATAEGRKKEFADHGWDADEIPDPQDPATFERSKLKWDEVDEGEHGRLRAFYQGLIALRRSEPDLADPWLDHLRIDYDEDARWFVMRRGGFAIACNLSERDVDVPVTGEPALSWGEPRGGAESTTLGGHSVTVLRV, encoded by the coding sequence ATGCCTGAGCATGAGTTCGCGGTCTGGGCGCCGAAACCCGAGACCGTGCGACTGGACGTCGAGGGCACGCTGCACCCGATGGAACGCGCCGGGGACGGGTGGTGGCGCGCGGTCGTGGACGCGGCACCGGATGCGCGCTACGGGTTCGTCCTCGACGACAACCCCAAGGTGCTGCCCGATCCCCGCTCCCCGCGCCAGCCCGACGGCGTGCACGAACGGTCACAGTTGTGGCAGCCGGCGGCGGACGCCTGGTCGGACGCCGACTGGCAGGGCCGCTCCATCGAGGGCGCGGTGATCTACGAGTTGCACATCGGCACCTTCACCCCCGCAGGCACTTTCGACGCCGCGATCGACAAGCTCGACTATCTGGTCGACCTCGGGGTCGACTTCGTGGAGGTGATGCCGGTCAACGCGTTCGGCGGCACGCACGGCTGGGGCTATGACGGTGTGCTCTGGTACGCCGTGCACGAGCCGTACGGCGGCCCCGACGCACTGATTCGGCTGATCGACGCCTGCCACCGCCGCGGCCTCGGGGTGCTGATCGACGCCGTCTTCAACCACCTGGGCCCGTCGGGGAACTACCTGCCCGAATTCGGCCCGTACCTGTCCTCGGGTTCGAATCCGTGGGGCGAGTCAATCAACATCGCCGACGCCGGCGCTGACCAGGTGCGGCGCTACATCCTGGACTGCGCGTTGCGCTGGATGCGCGACTTCCACGCCGACGGCCTTCGCCTGGACGCCGTGCACGCACTCGTCGACACCACCGCGATTCACATCCTCGAAGAGATGTCGGCCGAAACCGAGGCGCTGGCAGGCGAACTCGGACATCCGCTGTCGCTGGTCGCGGAGAGCGACATGAACGACCCGCGGTTGATCACCCCTCGGGATCAGGGTGGCCTCGGGATGACCGCGCAGTGGGACGACGACATCCACCACGCGATCCACACCGCGGTGTCGGGGGAACGGCAGGGCTACTACGGCGATTTCGGCACGCTCGAGGCGCTGGCCCAGACGCTGCGGCACGGCTACTTCCACGCGGGCACGTTCTCGTCGTTCCGTCAGCGCCGCCACGGCCGGCCGCTGGACACCGCCACGATTCCCGCGACACGTCTGCTGGCCTACACGCTGACCCACGACCAGGTGGGCAACCGCGCCATCGGGGACCGGCCGTCGCAGAACCTGACCACCGGCCAGCTCGCCATCAAGGCGGCACTGGCCCTGGGATCGCCCTACACCGCCATGCTTTTCATGGGCGAGGAGTGGGCGTCGTCGTCACCGTTCCAGTTCTTCAGCAGTCATCCCGAGCCGGAACTGGCCCGGGCCACCGCTGAGGGCCGCAAGAAGGAGTTCGCCGACCACGGCTGGGATGCCGACGAGATCCCCGATCCACAGGATCCCGCGACCTTCGAGCGGTCGAAACTGAAGTGGGACGAGGTCGACGAGGGCGAACACGGCCGGCTGCGGGCCTTCTACCAGGGCCTGATCGCGCTGCGCCGGTCCGAGCCGGACCTCGCCGACCCATGGCTGGACCATCTGCGGATCGACTACGACGAGGATGCCCGCTGGTTCGTGATGCGCCGCGGCGGTTTCGCGATCGCGTGCAATCTCAGCGAGCGGGACGTCGACGTGCCGGTGACCGGCGAGCCGGCGCTGTCCTGGGGCGAGCCGCGCGGCGGCGCCGAGTCGACCACGCTGGGCGGGCATTCTGTCACGGTGCTGAGGGTCTGA
- a CDS encoding 8-amino-7-oxononanoate synthase, with protein sequence MTRIGLSPLAWLDDIAAQRRTAGLRRSLRTRPPVGAELDLASNDYLGLAQHPRVLDGGVEALRTWGAGSTGSRLVTGNTELHEAFEQELAAFVGAASALVFSSGYTANLGAVVALSGPGSLLVSDALTHASLVDACRLSRARVVVTPHADVAAVEAALAARTEERAVVVTDSVFSADGVLAPLRALHDACRRHGALLIVDEAHGLGVRGAGGRGLLHEVGLAGAPDVVMTTTLSKALGSQGGVVLGPAAVRDHLIDAARPFIFDTGLAPAAVGAARAALAVLVDEPWRAQRVLDHAATLAALCDVAEVPASAVVSVILGEPEVALAAAAACAQRGVRVGCFRPPTVPAGTSRLRLTARASLSDEEMALARDVLTDVLAAR encoded by the coding sequence GTGACGCGCATCGGTCTGTCGCCGCTGGCGTGGCTCGACGACATCGCGGCGCAGCGGCGCACCGCCGGGTTGCGACGATCGCTGCGCACCCGTCCGCCGGTCGGCGCGGAACTCGACCTCGCCTCCAACGACTATCTGGGCCTCGCACAGCATCCGCGGGTGCTCGACGGCGGCGTCGAGGCGCTGCGCACCTGGGGCGCCGGATCGACGGGCTCACGGCTGGTCACCGGTAACACCGAACTGCACGAAGCGTTCGAGCAGGAGCTGGCCGCGTTCGTCGGGGCGGCGTCGGCGCTGGTGTTCTCGTCGGGCTACACGGCCAATCTGGGCGCGGTCGTCGCGCTGTCGGGGCCCGGATCGCTGCTGGTCTCCGATGCGCTGACCCATGCCTCCCTGGTCGACGCCTGCCGGCTGTCGCGCGCCCGCGTCGTGGTGACGCCGCACGCCGACGTCGCCGCCGTGGAGGCCGCGCTGGCCGCGCGCACCGAGGAGCGCGCCGTGGTGGTCACCGACTCGGTGTTCTCCGCCGACGGGGTGCTGGCGCCGCTGCGGGCGCTGCACGACGCCTGCCGCAGGCACGGTGCGCTGCTGATCGTCGACGAGGCCCACGGGTTGGGCGTGCGCGGCGCCGGGGGCCGGGGCCTGCTGCACGAGGTCGGGCTGGCCGGCGCGCCCGACGTGGTGATGACGACGACGCTGTCCAAGGCGCTGGGGAGCCAGGGCGGTGTCGTGCTGGGGCCCGCGGCGGTGCGTGACCATCTCATCGACGCGGCGCGGCCGTTCATCTTCGACACCGGCCTCGCGCCTGCCGCCGTCGGCGCTGCCCGCGCCGCCCTGGCGGTACTCGTCGACGAGCCCTGGCGAGCACAGCGGGTGCTCGACCACGCCGCGACGCTGGCCGCCCTCTGCGACGTCGCCGAGGTGCCCGCGTCGGCGGTGGTGTCGGTGATCCTGGGCGAGCCGGAGGTCGCGCTGGCCGCCGCGGCGGCGTGCGCGCAGCGCGGCGTGCGGGTCGGGTGTTTCCGTCCTCCGACCGTGCCCGCCGGCACCTCCCGGCTGCGGCTGACGGCGAGGGCGTCGCTGTCCGACGAGGAGATGGCGCTGGCGCGCGACGTGCTGACCGACGTGCTGGCCGCCCGATGA
- a CDS encoding adenosylmethionine--8-amino-7-oxononanoate transaminase: protein MPALTPIEISAIDAAHIWHPYSPMGPGALAPVVAVGARGAWLTLSHEGRTVEVLDAMASWWTAVHGHGHPALDAAITRQLATMNHVMFGGLTHEPAARLAQLLVEVTPAGLETVFFSDSGSVSVEVAIKMALQYWRSSGHVGKSRLMTWRGGYHGDTFTPMSVCDPDGGMHALWTGAHSLIADQVFAPAVPSVYDSAYSAAFAEQLARHADELAAVIVEPVVQGAGGMRFHDPRYLADLRRICDEHHVLLIFDEIATGFGRTGALFAADHAGVSPDIMCVGKALTGGYLTLAATLCTRDIAESISAHPPGALMHGPTFMANALACAVGVASVELLLAGDWRAQVQGIEQGLRTGLAPAADLANVVDVRVLGAVGVLELDRDVDLRIATPAAIEHGVWLRPFRNLIYVMPPYICTREEIGRITSAMTEVARALT from the coding sequence GTGCCTGCGTTGACGCCCATCGAGATCAGCGCCATCGACGCCGCTCACATCTGGCATCCGTACAGTCCGATGGGGCCCGGCGCGCTGGCCCCGGTGGTCGCCGTCGGTGCCCGCGGCGCCTGGCTGACCCTGTCGCACGAGGGCCGCACCGTCGAGGTCCTCGACGCCATGGCGTCGTGGTGGACCGCTGTGCACGGCCACGGTCATCCCGCGCTGGACGCGGCGATCACCCGCCAGCTGGCGACGATGAACCACGTGATGTTCGGCGGGCTGACCCACGAGCCCGCCGCGCGGCTGGCGCAGCTGCTGGTGGAGGTGACGCCCGCGGGGCTGGAGACGGTGTTCTTCAGTGACTCCGGGTCGGTGTCGGTGGAGGTCGCCATCAAGATGGCGCTGCAGTACTGGCGCAGCAGCGGTCACGTCGGCAAGAGCAGGCTGATGACCTGGCGCGGCGGCTATCACGGCGACACCTTCACCCCGATGAGCGTCTGCGATCCCGACGGCGGCATGCACGCACTGTGGACCGGGGCGCACTCGCTGATCGCCGATCAGGTGTTCGCGCCCGCGGTGCCCTCGGTGTACGACTCCGCCTACAGCGCGGCGTTCGCCGAGCAGCTGGCCCGGCACGCCGACGAGCTGGCGGCGGTGATCGTCGAACCCGTGGTGCAGGGCGCGGGCGGGATGCGGTTCCACGACCCGCGTTACCTGGCCGACCTGCGGCGGATCTGCGACGAGCACCACGTGCTGCTGATCTTCGACGAGATCGCGACCGGCTTCGGGCGCACCGGTGCGCTCTTCGCCGCCGATCACGCCGGGGTGAGCCCCGACATCATGTGCGTGGGCAAGGCGCTGACCGGCGGCTACCTCACGCTGGCCGCGACGCTGTGCACGCGCGACATCGCCGAGAGCATCAGCGCCCATCCGCCCGGGGCGCTGATGCACGGGCCGACGTTCATGGCCAACGCGCTGGCCTGTGCGGTGGGCGTCGCCTCGGTGGAACTGCTGCTCGCCGGTGACTGGCGCGCGCAGGTGCAGGGGATCGAGCAGGGGTTGCGCACCGGTCTCGCGCCGGCGGCGGACCTGGCCAACGTCGTCGACGTGCGGGTCCTCGGTGCCGTCGGGGTCCTCGAACTCGACCGCGACGTCGACCTGCGGATCGCGACGCCCGCGGCGATCGAACACGGAGTGTGGCTGCGCCCCTTCCGCAATCTGATCTACGTGATGCCGCCCTATATCTGCACCCGGGAGGAGATCGGCCGGATCACCTCGGCGATGACCGAGGTCGCGCGTGCACTAACCTGA
- a CDS encoding acyltransferase family protein: MMTLAPARPAGTPPGTPMGTRTAGFYRHDLDGLRGIAIALVAVFHVWFGRVSGGVDVFLVLSGFFFGGRLLRGVLTPGAFPRPVPEITRLIRRLLPALVVVLAASAVLTILIQPETRWETFADQSLASLGYYQNWELATTASNYLRAGEAVSPLQHIWSMSVQGQFYIAFLALILGAALLFRRIFGRHMRTAFVVLLTALTVASFVYAIIAHDTDQATAYYNSFARAWELMLGALIGAVVPSLRCPMWLRTLAALVGLGAILSCGALIDGVREFPGPWALVPVGATVLFILSAANRHADPHTGGRIPAPNRLLATAPFVSLGAMAYSLYLWHWPLLIFYLAYTGRSAVNAVEGAAVLLVSGLLAWLTTRYVEEPLRAGRRPATRPTVKAPSVPLRTRLRRPTIVLGSTVALLGVALTATSFTWREHVTVLRANGKELAELSARDYPGARALLNNARVPKLPMRPTALEAKNDIPQSTLDGCISDFDNVGVINCTYGDKAATRTIALAGGSHAEHWITALDLLGRMHHFKVVTYLKMGCPLTTEEVPLVMGNNDPYPKCHQWNQRVMTKLLADKPNFVFTTSTRPWNIKAGDVMPSSYLGIWKMLSDNRIPILAMRDTPWMVRDGEPFFPSDCLADGGDAISCGIPRSEVLSDHNPTLDYVAQFPLLKPLDMSDAVCRPDYCRAVEGNVLIYHDAHHISSTYMRTMTGELGRQLGPATGWWPV, from the coding sequence ATGATGACCCTCGCTCCCGCCCGGCCGGCCGGCACGCCACCGGGGACACCGATGGGAACGCGGACCGCCGGCTTCTACCGCCACGATCTCGACGGGCTGCGCGGCATCGCGATCGCGCTGGTGGCGGTCTTCCACGTGTGGTTCGGGCGGGTCTCGGGCGGCGTCGACGTGTTCCTGGTGCTGTCCGGTTTCTTCTTCGGCGGCCGACTGCTGCGGGGCGTGCTCACCCCTGGCGCGTTCCCACGCCCGGTGCCCGAGATCACCCGGCTGATCCGTCGGCTGCTGCCCGCGCTGGTGGTCGTGCTGGCCGCGTCGGCGGTGCTGACGATCCTGATCCAGCCCGAGACCCGCTGGGAGACCTTCGCTGACCAGAGCCTGGCCAGCCTCGGTTACTACCAGAACTGGGAACTGGCCACCACGGCGTCGAACTACCTGCGCGCGGGGGAGGCGGTCAGCCCGCTGCAACACATCTGGTCGATGTCGGTGCAGGGGCAGTTCTACATCGCGTTCCTGGCGTTGATCCTGGGTGCGGCGCTGCTGTTCCGGCGGATCTTCGGCAGGCACATGCGCACCGCGTTCGTGGTGCTGCTCACCGCGCTCACCGTCGCCTCGTTCGTCTACGCGATCATCGCGCACGACACCGATCAGGCCACCGCCTACTACAACAGCTTCGCCCGCGCCTGGGAGCTCATGCTGGGCGCCCTGATCGGGGCGGTCGTCCCCTCGCTGCGATGCCCGATGTGGCTGCGCACGCTCGCGGCGCTCGTCGGCCTCGGTGCCATCCTGTCGTGCGGGGCACTCATCGACGGCGTCCGCGAGTTCCCCGGACCGTGGGCGCTGGTGCCCGTCGGCGCCACGGTGCTGTTCATCCTCTCGGCGGCCAACCGGCACGCCGACCCACACACCGGCGGCCGGATCCCCGCCCCGAACCGGCTGCTCGCCACCGCGCCGTTCGTGTCGCTCGGCGCAATGGCCTACTCGCTGTACCTGTGGCACTGGCCGCTGCTGATCTTCTACCTCGCCTACACCGGCCGCTCCGCGGTGAACGCCGTCGAGGGCGCGGCCGTCCTGCTGGTGTCCGGTCTGCTGGCCTGGCTGACCACCCGCTACGTCGAGGAGCCCCTGCGCGCGGGGCGCCGGCCGGCGACCAGGCCCACGGTGAAGGCGCCGTCGGTGCCGCTGCGCACCCGGCTGCGCCGCCCGACGATCGTGCTGGGCTCCACCGTGGCGCTGCTGGGCGTCGCGCTGACGGCCACCTCGTTCACGTGGCGCGAACACGTGACCGTGCTGCGAGCCAACGGCAAGGAGCTCGCGGAGCTCTCGGCGCGCGACTATCCCGGGGCGCGGGCACTGCTGAACAACGCCCGCGTGCCGAAACTGCCGATGCGACCGACCGCGCTCGAGGCCAAGAACGACATCCCGCAGTCCACGCTCGACGGCTGCATCAGCGACTTCGACAACGTGGGCGTCATCAACTGCACCTACGGCGACAAGGCCGCCACCCGCACCATCGCGCTGGCCGGTGGCTCACACGCCGAGCACTGGATCACCGCGCTGGATCTGCTCGGGCGGATGCACCACTTCAAGGTCGTCACGTACCTCAAGATGGGCTGCCCGCTGACCACCGAGGAAGTCCCGCTGGTGATGGGCAACAACGATCCCTACCCCAAGTGCCATCAGTGGAACCAGCGGGTGATGACCAAGCTCCTCGCCGACAAGCCGAACTTCGTGTTCACCACCTCCACCCGGCCGTGGAACATCAAAGCCGGCGACGTGATGCCGTCCAGCTATCTGGGCATCTGGAAAATGCTGTCGGACAACAGGATTCCGATCCTCGCCATGCGCGACACTCCGTGGATGGTGCGCGACGGCGAACCGTTCTTCCCCTCGGACTGCCTGGCCGACGGAGGTGACGCCATCTCGTGCGGAATCCCCCGATCCGAAGTACTGTCGGATCACAACCCGACGCTGGACTACGTCGCCCAGTTCCCGCTGCTCAAGCCGCTCGACATGAGCGACGCGGTGTGTCGTCCGGACTACTGCCGAGCCGTGGAGGGGAACGTGCTGATCTATCACGACGCTCACCACATCTCGTCGACCTACATGCGCACCATGACCGGTGAACTGGGCCGCCAACTCGGCCCCGCCACCGGGTGGTGGCCGGTCTGA